Proteins from a single region of Mus pahari chromosome 2, PAHARI_EIJ_v1.1, whole genome shotgun sequence:
- the Rab7a gene encoding ras-related protein Rab-7a: MTSRKKVLLKVIILGDSGVGKTSLMNQYVNKKFSNQYKATIGADFLTKEVMVDDRLVTMQIWDTAGQERFQSLGVAFYRGADCCVLVFDVTAPNTFKTLDSWRDEFLIQASPRDPENFPFVVLGNKIDLENRQVATKRAQAWCYSKNNIPYFETSAKEAINVEQAFQTIARNALKQETEVELYNEFPEPIKLDKNDRAKASAESCSC, encoded by the exons ATGACCTCTAGGAAGAAAGTGTTGCTGAAGGTCATCATCCTGGGAGACTCTGG tGTTGGAAAGACATCTCTCATGAACCAGTATGTGAATAAGAAATTCAGTAACCAGTACAAAGCCACAATAGGAGCAGACTTCCTGACCAAGGAGGTGATGGTGGATGACAGACTTGTTACCATGCAG ATCTGGGACACAGCCGGTCAAGAACGGTTCCAGTCTCTTGGTGTGGCCTTCTACAGAGGTGCAGATTGCTGTGTTCTGGTATTTGATGTGACTGCCCCCAACACTTTCAAAACCCTCGACAGCTGGAGAGACGAGTTTCTCATCCAGGCCAGCCCCCGGGATCCCGAGAACTTCCCTTTTGTTGTGTTGGGAAACAAGATTGACCTGGAAAACAGACAA GTGGCCACAAAGAGGGCACAGGCTTGGTGCTACAGCAAAAACAACATTCCTTACTTCGAGACCAGTGCCAAGGAGGCCATCAATGTGGAGCAGGCCTTCCAGACAATTGCTCGGAATGCCCTTAAACAG GAAACAGAAGTGGAGCTGTACAATGAATTCCCTGAACCCATCAAACTGGACAAGAATGACCGGGCCAAGGCCTCCGCAGAAAGCTGCAGTTGTTGA